A stretch of the Actinotalea sp. JY-7876 genome encodes the following:
- a CDS encoding iron-containing redox enzyme family protein — MRRPAARGPLSELLLETLAGDPAGVTCLPALQAAAERAVAMTDDVLADEDVQVSLLALYELSYRGLDGVDEDWEWQPDLLRVRATLEGPFEAAIRALVPVPQTDARTANEIAEALFALTAADDGPSVSAYIAKKATDEQLHEFLVHRSIYHLKEADPHSWALPRLSGRAKSALIEIQTDEYGGGRPGYIHAELFGRTLRAMGLDDTYGAYVDVVPAPTLASVNMMSLFGLHRRLRGAITGHLAAFEMTSSIPCRRYANGFRRLGYGDDVTLYFDEHVEADAVHEQIAGRDLAGALAEAEPQVRDDVLWGAAAYLAVDGLAGAAMLAAWESGASALRRPRAAAA; from the coding sequence ATGCGACGACCGGCTGCCCGAGGCCCGCTGAGCGAGCTCCTGCTGGAGACCCTCGCCGGTGACCCGGCCGGTGTGACCTGTCTGCCCGCCCTCCAGGCGGCGGCCGAGCGTGCGGTGGCCATGACCGACGACGTCCTGGCGGACGAGGACGTCCAGGTCTCGCTGCTGGCGCTCTACGAGCTCTCCTACCGCGGGCTCGACGGGGTCGACGAGGACTGGGAGTGGCAGCCCGACCTGCTGCGGGTGCGCGCGACGCTCGAGGGCCCGTTCGAGGCCGCGATCCGGGCCCTGGTCCCCGTGCCGCAGACCGACGCGCGCACCGCGAACGAGATCGCCGAGGCGCTGTTCGCGCTGACCGCGGCCGACGACGGCCCCAGCGTCTCGGCGTACATCGCGAAGAAGGCGACCGATGAGCAGCTGCACGAGTTCCTCGTCCACCGCTCGATCTACCACCTCAAGGAGGCGGACCCGCACAGCTGGGCGCTGCCGCGCCTGAGCGGCCGGGCCAAGTCCGCGCTGATCGAGATCCAGACCGACGAGTACGGCGGCGGCCGCCCGGGCTACATCCACGCCGAGCTGTTCGGCCGGACGCTGCGCGCCATGGGGCTGGACGACACGTACGGCGCGTACGTCGACGTCGTGCCCGCGCCGACGCTCGCGTCGGTCAACATGATGAGCCTGTTCGGGCTGCACCGGCGCCTGCGCGGCGCGATCACGGGGCACCTCGCGGCGTTCGAGATGACGTCGTCGATCCCGTGCCGCAGGTACGCCAACGGCTTCCGTCGCCTGGGATACGGCGACGACGTCACCCTCTACTTCGACGAGCACGTCGAGGCCGACGCCGTGCACGAGCAGATCGCGGGCCGCGACCTCGCCGGTGCCCTCGCCGAGGCCGAGCCTCAGGTGCGCGACGACGTCCTGTGGGGCGCGGCGGCGTACCTCGCGGTCGACGGCCTGGCGGGCGCCGCGATGCTGGCGGCCTGGGAGTCCGGCGCCAGCGCGCTGCGCCGCCCGCGCGCGGCCGCGGCCTGA
- the topA gene encoding type I DNA topoisomerase, translating to MASGRKLVIVESPAKARTIAGYLGDGYVVEASVGHIRDLPQPSELPVEMKKGPFGKFAVDVENGFEPYYVVDADKKKKVAELKRALKDSDELFLATDEDREGEAIAWHLLQELKPKVPVHRMVFHEITREAIQRALASTRTLDERLVDAQETRRILDRLYGYEVSPVLWRKVRQGLSAGRVQSVATRLVVERERERMAFRAAEYWDVTGTFAQSAPATEAEQGSFGARLVALDDRRVASGRDFDDRGRLKASGADVVQLDEARATAVTAGLQGADFRVTSLETKPYTRRPAAPFTTSTLQQEASRKLRLGSRQTMRTAQTLYENGYITYMRTDSPALSAQAIDAARRQAAELYGPEYVPDKARHYASKAKGAQEAHEAIRPAGDHFRTPAQVARELSGDQFRLYELIWKRTVASQMADARGSTASVRLAATTSADAGELAGARAVFAASGTVITFRGFMAAYEEGRDVDRYADDDPAAPVTRGRRGKAATEAADGAGGGTSAKAEADARLPQMAEGDAMVGSELTADGHRTSPPPRFTEASLIKALEERGIGRPSTYAATISVIQDRGYVSNRGQALVPSWLAFAVTRLLEENFDRLVDYDFTAAMEQDLDLIAAGEKERAAWLHQFYFGDDAVAGADGLHGLVANLGDIDARDVNSIDIGEGITLRVGRYGPYLEDGGTTEDGTPRRASVPEDLAPDELTVDKARELLETQPDGDLVLGEDPSTGTTIVAKNGRYGPYVTELLPEPELDPGLSAAAKKKALAAAPKPRTASLLKSMDLQTVTLDDALKLLSLPRVVGTDPESGEPITAQNGRYGPYLKKGTDSRTLPSEEAMFDITLEEALKIYAEPKRGRGASASAALRELGTDPVSNKPVVVKDGRFGPYVTDGESNATLRKEDAVETITLERASELLAEKRARGPVKKRATTRKAPARKAPAKPKAAAKKS from the coding sequence ATGGCCTCAGGTCGCAAGCTCGTGATCGTGGAGTCGCCCGCGAAGGCGCGCACGATCGCCGGCTACCTCGGCGACGGCTACGTCGTCGAGGCGTCCGTGGGGCACATCCGTGACCTCCCGCAGCCCTCCGAGCTCCCCGTGGAGATGAAGAAGGGCCCGTTCGGCAAGTTCGCCGTCGACGTCGAGAACGGCTTCGAGCCGTACTACGTCGTGGACGCCGACAAGAAGAAGAAGGTCGCCGAGCTCAAGCGCGCGCTCAAGGACTCCGACGAGCTCTTCCTCGCGACCGATGAGGACCGCGAGGGCGAGGCCATCGCGTGGCACCTGCTCCAGGAGCTCAAGCCCAAGGTGCCCGTGCACCGCATGGTCTTCCACGAGATCACGCGCGAGGCCATCCAGCGCGCCCTGGCGAGCACGCGCACGCTCGACGAGCGGCTCGTCGACGCGCAGGAGACGCGCCGCATCCTCGACCGCCTCTACGGCTACGAGGTCTCGCCCGTGCTGTGGCGCAAGGTCCGCCAGGGCCTGTCCGCCGGGCGCGTGCAGTCGGTCGCGACGCGGCTCGTCGTCGAGCGGGAGCGCGAGCGCATGGCGTTCCGGGCCGCCGAGTACTGGGACGTCACCGGGACCTTCGCGCAGTCCGCCCCGGCGACCGAGGCGGAGCAGGGCTCCTTCGGGGCGCGGCTCGTCGCGCTCGACGACCGGCGGGTGGCGAGCGGGCGGGACTTCGACGACCGCGGCCGGCTCAAGGCGAGCGGCGCCGACGTCGTGCAGCTCGACGAGGCGCGGGCCACGGCGGTCACCGCCGGGCTGCAGGGTGCCGACTTCCGCGTGACGAGCCTGGAGACCAAGCCGTACACGCGCCGGCCCGCGGCGCCGTTCACGACGTCGACCCTCCAGCAGGAGGCCAGCCGCAAGCTGCGCCTGGGGTCGCGGCAGACCATGCGCACCGCGCAGACGCTGTACGAGAACGGCTACATCACCTACATGCGTACCGACTCGCCCGCGCTGTCGGCGCAGGCGATCGACGCCGCCCGTCGCCAGGCGGCCGAGCTCTACGGCCCCGAGTACGTGCCGGACAAGGCGCGCCACTACGCGAGCAAGGCCAAGGGTGCTCAGGAGGCCCACGAGGCCATCCGCCCCGCGGGCGACCACTTCCGCACGCCCGCGCAGGTCGCGCGCGAGCTGTCCGGCGACCAGTTCCGCCTCTACGAGCTGATCTGGAAGCGCACGGTCGCCTCCCAGATGGCCGACGCGCGCGGCTCGACGGCCTCGGTCCGGCTGGCCGCGACGACGTCGGCCGACGCGGGCGAGCTCGCCGGGGCGCGCGCCGTGTTCGCGGCGTCCGGCACGGTCATCACCTTCCGCGGCTTCATGGCCGCGTACGAGGAGGGGCGCGACGTCGACCGCTACGCCGACGACGACCCCGCGGCCCCCGTCACGCGGGGCCGGCGCGGCAAGGCCGCGACCGAGGCGGCCGACGGCGCCGGCGGGGGCACGTCCGCGAAGGCGGAGGCCGACGCGCGCCTGCCGCAGATGGCGGAGGGCGACGCGATGGTCGGCTCCGAGCTGACCGCCGACGGCCACCGCACCTCCCCGCCGCCGCGCTTCACCGAGGCGAGCCTCATCAAGGCGCTCGAGGAGCGCGGCATCGGCCGGCCCTCGACCTACGCCGCGACGATCTCGGTGATCCAGGACCGCGGGTACGTCTCGAACCGGGGCCAGGCTCTCGTGCCGTCGTGGCTCGCGTTCGCCGTGACGCGGCTGCTCGAGGAGAACTTCGACCGCCTCGTCGACTACGACTTCACGGCGGCCATGGAGCAGGACCTCGACCTCATCGCCGCGGGCGAGAAGGAGCGGGCGGCCTGGCTGCACCAGTTCTACTTCGGCGACGACGCCGTCGCCGGCGCGGACGGCCTGCACGGGCTGGTCGCCAACCTCGGCGACATCGACGCGCGCGACGTGAACTCGATCGACATCGGCGAGGGCATCACGCTGCGGGTCGGCCGGTACGGGCCCTACCTCGAGGACGGCGGCACGACCGAGGACGGCACGCCGCGGCGCGCGTCGGTCCCCGAGGACCTGGCGCCCGACGAGCTCACCGTCGACAAGGCGCGCGAGCTGCTCGAGACCCAGCCCGACGGCGACCTCGTCCTCGGCGAGGACCCCTCGACCGGCACGACGATCGTCGCCAAGAACGGCCGCTACGGGCCGTACGTCACCGAGCTGCTCCCGGAGCCCGAGCTGGACCCGGGGCTGTCCGCCGCGGCGAAGAAGAAGGCGCTCGCGGCGGCACCCAAGCCGCGCACGGCGTCGCTGCTCAAGTCGATGGACCTGCAGACCGTCACGCTCGACGACGCCCTGAAGCTCCTCTCCCTGCCGCGCGTGGTGGGCACGGACCCGGAGAGCGGCGAGCCGATCACGGCCCAGAACGGCCGCTACGGTCCCTACCTCAAGAAGGGCACCGACTCGCGCACCCTCCCCAGCGAGGAGGCGATGTTCGACATCACGCTCGAGGAGGCGCTCAAGATCTACGCCGAGCCGAAGCGCGGACGGGGCGCGTCGGCGTCCGCGGCGCTGCGCGAGCTCGGCACGGACCCCGTGAGCAACAAGCCGGTCGTGGTCAAGGACGGCCGCTTCGGCCCGTACGTCACCGACGGCGAGTCCAACGCGACGCTCCGCAAGGAGGACGCGGTGGAGACGATCACGCTCGAGCGTGCGTCCGAGCTGCTCGCGGAGAAGCGCGCGCGCGGCCCGGTCAAGAAGCGCGCGACGACCCGCAAGGCGCCGGCCCGCAAGGCACCCGCCAAGCCGAAGGCCGCCGCGAAGAAGTCCTGA
- a CDS encoding NUDIX domain-containing protein, with the protein MSAPERTLLVAAAYVALRRRDKVLLQLRQGTGYMDGYWCLLAGHVDLGESVVDAAVREVREESGVRVAAEDLEPLTTLHRFEPGGPPVEQRCDVFFEAWRWSGSPRLAEPDKASAMAWFPLDALPDVVPHERLVLDHLARGTRPPALLVVRLDPPPDRYPSPAAPS; encoded by the coding sequence ATGAGCGCCCCGGAGCGCACGCTGCTCGTGGCCGCCGCCTACGTGGCGCTCCGGCGACGCGACAAGGTCCTGCTCCAGCTCCGCCAGGGCACGGGGTACATGGACGGGTACTGGTGCCTGCTCGCCGGGCACGTCGACCTCGGGGAGTCCGTGGTCGACGCCGCCGTGCGCGAGGTGCGCGAGGAGTCCGGCGTCCGGGTGGCAGCCGAGGACCTCGAGCCGCTCACGACCCTGCACCGGTTCGAGCCCGGCGGCCCGCCGGTCGAGCAGCGGTGCGACGTCTTCTTCGAGGCGTGGCGCTGGTCGGGCAGCCCGCGCCTCGCCGAGCCGGACAAGGCGTCGGCGATGGCGTGGTTCCCGCTGGACGCGCTGCCCGACGTCGTGCCGCACGAGCGCCTGGTCCTGGACCACCTGGCCCGCGGCACGCGCCCCCCGGCGCTCCTCGTCGTCCGCCTGGACCCGCCGCCGGACCGCTACCCGTCCCCCGCCGCGCCCTCCTGA
- a CDS encoding CDGSH iron-sulfur domain-containing protein, which yields MSLSEIRGARTPHQPDDAAAVEAPADGGWASITACPNGPLLVRGDVEILLASGEPAPRRRRTVALCRCGASGIKPYCDGSHKVIGFTTDDEPV from the coding sequence GTGAGCCTGAGCGAGATCCGCGGTGCCCGGACGCCCCACCAGCCCGACGACGCCGCCGCCGTCGAGGCGCCGGCCGACGGCGGCTGGGCGAGCATCACCGCCTGCCCGAACGGCCCCCTGCTCGTGCGCGGCGACGTCGAGATCCTTCTCGCCAGCGGCGAGCCCGCCCCGCGCCGGCGGCGCACGGTGGCCCTGTGCCGGTGCGGCGCCTCGGGCATCAAGCCGTACTGCGACGGCAGCCACAAGGTGATCGGCTTCACCACGGACGACGAGCCGGTCTGA
- a CDS encoding TetR/AcrR family transcriptional regulator: MPRIDAPTVAEHRAARERALLDAARALLTDRPERLPTLAEVGELAGLSRSSVYQYFGSREDLLSALVRDSFPRWTERLDAAIAAADGPRGRILAFLRANLELVADGEHALARTLAVVAPTQELADRSRTFHDQLLVPLREALVELGEPDPDTMTELVVALLHAASQRVEQTGDLDRAYEATVALLDGYLRAGGHRPAP; encoded by the coding sequence GTGCCGCGCATCGACGCACCGACGGTCGCCGAGCACCGGGCCGCGCGGGAGCGCGCGCTCCTCGACGCCGCCCGGGCGCTCCTCACGGACCGGCCCGAGCGACTGCCGACGCTCGCGGAGGTGGGCGAGCTTGCGGGGCTGTCCCGCTCGAGCGTCTACCAGTACTTCGGCTCGCGCGAGGACCTCCTCTCGGCGCTCGTGCGCGACTCGTTCCCACGCTGGACCGAGCGGCTCGACGCGGCGATCGCGGCGGCCGACGGGCCGCGCGGCCGGATCCTCGCCTTCCTCCGGGCGAACCTCGAGCTCGTCGCCGACGGCGAGCACGCGCTCGCCCGCACGCTGGCGGTCGTCGCACCGACGCAGGAGCTCGCCGACCGGTCGCGCACGTTCCACGACCAGCTGCTCGTGCCGCTGCGCGAGGCGCTCGTGGAGCTGGGCGAGCCGGACCCGGACACGATGACCGAGCTGGTCGTGGCGCTGCTGCACGCGGCGTCCCAGCGCGTCGAGCAGACCGGGGACCTCGATCGCGCGTACGAGGCCACGGTCGCGCTGCTCGACGGCTACCTGCGTGCCGGAGGGCACCGGCCGGCGCCCTGA
- a CDS encoding endonuclease/exonuclease/phosphatase family protein, producing MPRSLRVLTYNIRQLRDDAAGVAEVLRRADADVVAIQEPPRGPFGRSRLRRLAADAGYDVAVGGGRARTTALLVREGTTATTTQGVWLKWRPGRTRRGLAMAEVAGVRVISAHLSLHEAERLQHAHRLMLLVRSAPGDCVVAGDLNEEPGGPTWRRLGLHLRDLSAATGPTFTARNPRRRIDAVLATGGVSAVHVRRIDDEVARTASDHLPVLAELRW from the coding sequence GTGCCCAGGTCGCTGCGAGTGCTCACGTACAACATCCGCCAGCTGCGGGACGACGCCGCCGGAGTCGCGGAGGTCCTGCGCCGCGCCGACGCCGACGTCGTCGCGATCCAGGAGCCGCCGCGCGGCCCCTTCGGCCGCTCGCGCCTGCGACGCCTCGCGGCCGACGCCGGCTACGACGTCGCCGTCGGCGGTGGCCGCGCCCGGACGACGGCGCTGCTCGTGCGTGAGGGCACGACGGCCACGACCACGCAGGGCGTGTGGCTCAAGTGGCGTCCCGGGCGCACCCGCCGTGGGCTCGCCATGGCGGAGGTCGCCGGGGTGCGGGTGATCAGCGCGCACCTGAGCCTGCACGAGGCCGAGCGGCTCCAGCACGCGCACCGCCTCATGCTCCTGGTGCGGTCGGCGCCCGGCGACTGCGTGGTCGCGGGGGACCTGAACGAGGAGCCCGGCGGTCCGACGTGGCGGCGCCTCGGCCTGCACCTGCGTGACCTGTCCGCGGCCACGGGCCCGACGTTCACGGCGCGCAACCCCCGCCGGCGCATCGACGCGGTGCTCGCCACGGGCGGCGTCAGCGCGGTGCACGTCCGGCGGATCGACGACGAGGTCGCCCGCACGGCGAGCGACCACCTCCCCGTCCTCGCGGAGCTCCGCTGGTGA
- a CDS encoding phosphatase PAP2 family protein encodes MPAPPSSPPTTEPPTGRPVGPSRLPGPRERAGGDPTTGPGRRAPVAPGVVVAVVAVAGIWAVWRGFVLSRTGRAADMGALEGAEFGRNQLWTAAEQVLDVISVPLLAAVLIATVLLAVLRRRVVLGVQVALIMGGANLTTQVLKRWVLDRPDVGIDADHLVPSLPSGHTTAAASVAVALLLVVPRRLRPLTAVAGALYTVVTGVSTLVAGWHRPSDVVAAVLVVLAWAGVASAVGALLDPAGRSVGKPGGDRPRRTATAIATLLVAAGATGAAAAVALERTVASVDDGLEAGRELVTAYAGGALGIAAVSCVCFATVLVLRRATEASRRRG; translated from the coding sequence GTGCCCGCGCCCCCGAGCTCTCCGCCCACGACCGAGCCCCCCACGGGGCGCCCGGTCGGGCCGTCGAGGCTGCCGGGACCGCGCGAGCGCGCCGGCGGTGACCCGACGACGGGCCCCGGGCGCCGCGCCCCGGTGGCGCCGGGTGTGGTCGTCGCCGTGGTCGCCGTCGCCGGCATCTGGGCGGTGTGGCGCGGCTTCGTCCTGTCCCGCACGGGCCGGGCGGCCGACATGGGCGCGCTGGAGGGTGCCGAGTTCGGCCGCAACCAGCTCTGGACCGCGGCCGAGCAGGTGCTCGACGTCATCTCGGTGCCGCTCCTCGCGGCCGTGCTGATCGCCACGGTCCTGCTCGCGGTCCTGCGCCGTCGCGTCGTGCTGGGCGTCCAGGTCGCGCTGATCATGGGCGGCGCCAACCTCACGACCCAGGTCCTCAAGCGGTGGGTCCTCGACCGGCCCGACGTCGGCATCGACGCGGACCACCTCGTCCCCTCGCTCCCGAGCGGCCACACTACGGCGGCCGCGTCCGTCGCGGTCGCGCTGCTGCTGGTCGTGCCGCGCCGCCTGCGTCCGCTGACCGCGGTCGCGGGGGCGCTCTACACCGTGGTCACGGGCGTCTCCACCCTCGTCGCCGGCTGGCACCGGCCGAGCGACGTCGTCGCCGCGGTGCTCGTCGTCCTCGCGTGGGCGGGCGTCGCGAGCGCCGTCGGCGCCCTCCTGGACCCGGCCGGGCGCTCCGTCGGCAAGCCGGGCGGGGACCGGCCGCGGCGCACCGCGACCGCGATCGCGACCCTCCTCGTGGCGGCCGGCGCGACCGGCGCCGCGGCCGCCGTCGCGCTCGAGCGGACGGTCGCCTCGGTGGACGACGGCCTCGAGGCGGGACGGGAGCTCGTGACGGCGTACGCGGGCGGCGCGCTGGGCATCGCCGCGGTCTCGTGCGTGTGCTTCGCCACTGTCCTGGTCCTGCGCCGCGCGACCGAGGCGAGCCGCCGCCGCGGCTGA
- a CDS encoding methyltransferase: MPGVLAPGAAPRTDEALLPLLHADLRAASFSATDVETLVGPVAAAALDREQTLPARRAARAAGAEPLAVLVRLFLCGDDVTRRDLDAALPRVGARGAEHLGIVTAAGAASQDAVRAAVDLSPVEYEAPGGGAGTWFVASDMGEAVTGAALRADHVLGVGGASTSLARATIREPRRRTLDLGTGCGIQALYAATHSDDVVATDVSARALAFARFNAALAGMRLDLRRGSMLEPVAGDPGFDLVVSNPPFVITPRHHRDGAAPEAGLPHYEYRDGGRAGDDLVRDLVVDVGSVLAPGGVAQLLGNWEHRRGEPWTERVGAWLDRAGLDAWVVQREVLDPAEYAETWLRDGGATADRDTAGWEAAYGAWIDDFAARDVEAVGFGMLLLRRAQGAPTLRRVEEWTGPLRRPLGDHLAAALRAHDWLVAHDDDALARARLTVAGDVTEERHLRPGAADPSVVLLRQGGGFGRTARAGTALAGLVGACDGELAVGQVVGALAVILDAPADALAAELLPQVRDLVRDGFLVPPR; the protein is encoded by the coding sequence GTGCCCGGCGTGCTGGCACCCGGGGCGGCGCCGCGCACCGACGAGGCGCTGCTGCCGCTGCTCCACGCCGACCTGCGGGCCGCCTCGTTCTCCGCGACCGACGTCGAGACCCTCGTCGGCCCCGTGGCGGCCGCGGCGCTCGACCGGGAGCAGACCCTGCCCGCCCGGCGCGCCGCCCGGGCCGCCGGGGCCGAGCCCCTCGCGGTGCTCGTGCGGCTGTTCCTGTGCGGCGACGACGTGACGCGCCGCGACCTGGACGCCGCGCTGCCGCGCGTCGGTGCCCGGGGCGCGGAGCACCTCGGCATCGTGACGGCGGCCGGGGCCGCGTCGCAGGACGCCGTGCGCGCGGCCGTCGACCTCAGCCCGGTCGAGTACGAGGCGCCGGGCGGCGGGGCGGGGACGTGGTTCGTCGCCTCGGACATGGGCGAGGCCGTGACGGGCGCCGCCCTGCGCGCTGACCACGTGCTCGGCGTCGGCGGCGCGTCCACCAGCCTCGCCCGCGCGACGATCCGCGAGCCGCGCCGGCGCACCCTGGACCTCGGCACCGGGTGCGGCATCCAGGCGCTCTACGCCGCGACGCACAGCGACGACGTGGTCGCGACCGACGTGTCCGCGCGGGCCCTGGCCTTCGCGCGCTTCAACGCGGCGCTCGCCGGGATGCGCCTCGACCTGCGGCGCGGCTCGATGCTCGAGCCCGTCGCGGGCGACCCGGGGTTCGACCTGGTCGTGTCCAACCCGCCCTTCGTCATCACGCCGCGGCACCACCGCGACGGCGCCGCGCCCGAGGCCGGCCTGCCGCACTACGAGTACCGCGACGGCGGCCGTGCGGGCGACGACCTGGTGCGTGACCTCGTCGTCGACGTCGGCTCCGTGCTCGCCCCGGGCGGCGTCGCGCAGCTCCTCGGCAACTGGGAGCACCGGCGCGGGGAGCCCTGGACGGAGCGCGTCGGCGCGTGGCTCGACCGTGCCGGACTGGACGCCTGGGTGGTCCAGCGGGAGGTCCTCGACCCCGCCGAGTACGCCGAGACGTGGCTGCGGGACGGCGGCGCGACCGCCGACCGTGACACCGCGGGCTGGGAGGCCGCCTACGGCGCGTGGATCGACGACTTCGCGGCGCGCGACGTGGAGGCGGTCGGGTTCGGCATGCTCCTGCTGCGCCGGGCCCAGGGGGCGCCGACCCTGCGCCGCGTCGAGGAGTGGACCGGTCCGCTGCGGCGCCCGCTCGGCGACCACCTCGCGGCGGCGCTGCGCGCGCACGACTGGCTCGTGGCCCACGACGACGACGCGCTGGCGCGAGCCCGACTGACCGTCGCGGGCGACGTCACGGAGGAGCGCCACCTGCGCCCGGGCGCGGCCGATCCCTCGGTCGTCCTGCTGCGCCAGGGCGGGGGGTTCGGCCGGACGGCGCGGGCGGGCACGGCCCTGGCCGGGCTGGTCGGCGCGTGCGACGGCGAGCTCGCCGTGGGCCAGGTGGTCGGCGCGCTCGCGGTGATCCTCGACGCGCCCGCCGACGCGCTCGCCGCGGAGCTGCTCCCGCAGGTCCGGGACCTGGTGCGCGACGGGTTCCTCGTCCCGCCGCGGTGA
- a CDS encoding FAD-binding oxidoreductase, with product MSTTTFGSLRAALAGTVVAPGDDGWDEARRGWSRGLDQRPAAVVRVASATDVVAAVRFAADAGLPVAVQPRGHGGTRALDGCLLLRTGALDELAVDVDARTARIGAGVPWGRVLAALDGTGLVAPSGSNPSITAVPYLLGGGLSWLSRSFGTGASIVRAADVVDASGTARRVDADTDPDLLWALRGGGGDFAVVTAVEVELPAAPEIYGGRLVLPGELAGAAYRTFAEVTRTAPDAFTVWVTAMSFPPVPQLPEEVRGRSFTFVDAVHLGPAAEAEALLAPFRALGPVLRETLRALRPSDLGTISEEPDEAPTGITAVNVARPVTRVDDALVDVVLRHVGPGAPLTYSQVRHLGGALRRADPARGAGLRVEPEYSLWAMGMARDPEGVREGRGAVDRLDRDVGPWATTGSTLTFHQEGAPLTDVYPADVLGRLQRVKREVDPGGVLRSNHPVLAG from the coding sequence ATGTCGACGACGACGTTCGGGTCCTTGCGGGCGGCCCTCGCCGGGACGGTGGTGGCGCCCGGCGACGACGGGTGGGACGAGGCCCGGCGCGGCTGGAGCAGGGGCCTGGACCAGCGCCCCGCGGCCGTGGTGCGCGTGGCATCGGCCACCGACGTCGTCGCCGCGGTGCGCTTCGCGGCCGACGCCGGCCTGCCGGTGGCCGTGCAGCCGCGCGGGCACGGCGGGACGCGGGCGCTGGACGGCTGCCTCCTGCTGCGCACGGGCGCGCTGGACGAGCTCGCGGTCGACGTCGACGCCCGCACGGCACGCATCGGCGCGGGCGTGCCGTGGGGACGCGTCCTCGCGGCCCTCGACGGGACGGGCCTGGTGGCCCCGTCCGGGTCGAACCCGTCGATCACCGCGGTCCCCTACCTCCTCGGGGGAGGGCTGTCCTGGCTGAGCCGGTCCTTCGGCACCGGGGCGTCGATCGTCCGCGCGGCCGACGTCGTCGACGCGTCCGGCACCGCCCGGCGCGTGGACGCGGACACCGACCCGGACCTGCTCTGGGCCCTGCGCGGGGGCGGGGGCGACTTCGCCGTCGTCACGGCCGTGGAGGTCGAGCTGCCGGCGGCGCCCGAGATCTACGGCGGCCGTCTGGTGCTGCCCGGGGAGCTGGCCGGCGCCGCGTACCGGACGTTCGCCGAGGTCACCCGCACCGCGCCGGACGCCTTCACGGTGTGGGTCACGGCGATGAGCTTCCCCCCGGTACCGCAGCTGCCCGAGGAGGTGCGGGGACGCTCGTTCACGTTCGTCGACGCGGTGCATCTCGGTCCCGCGGCCGAGGCGGAGGCGCTCCTCGCGCCCTTCCGCGCCCTCGGACCCGTGCTGCGCGAGACGCTGCGCGCCCTGCGGCCCAGCGACCTCGGCACCATCAGCGAGGAGCCGGACGAGGCGCCGACGGGGATCACGGCGGTCAACGTGGCCCGGCCGGTCACGCGCGTCGACGACGCACTCGTGGACGTGGTCCTGCGGCACGTCGGGCCCGGTGCGCCCCTGACCTACTCCCAGGTCCGGCACCTCGGCGGCGCGCTGCGGCGCGCGGACCCGGCCCGGGGCGCCGGGCTGCGGGTCGAGCCGGAGTACTCGCTCTGGGCGATGGGGATGGCGCGCGACCCCGAGGGGGTCCGCGAGGGCCGGGGCGCCGTCGACCGGCTCGACCGCGACGTCGGCCCCTGGGCCACGACCGGCTCGACCCTCACCTTCCACCAGGAGGGCGCGCCGCTCACGGACGTCTACCCCGCCGACGTGCTCGGGCGCCTGCAGCGGGTCAAGCGGGAGGTCGACCCCGGCGGGGTCCTGCGGAGCAACCACCCGGTCCTGGCGGGCTGA